TGGTTTCTTCAACAATGCCCTCAACAGTCAACTCGCCATTACGTGGACCTTTGGATTCTGAAGCAGAACTACCCTCCTCAGGCTCATATTTTGCCACAATAGCACGACTATCTCCTACATTCATTACATACACGTCTTCATCTCTCATTAAAGCAACCAACAAACAAGACCCCATAAGTGCTAGCTCCGGATATCGATCAAGAACTCTATCTGTCATATCCAAGTACGCCAACTCAGTAACTTCAAGAGCCCTGGACATTGCCCTCAAAACCAACTCATGATCAACTGGACCCGTTCTTCGCCTCCTCTGATTTCTACTAGTCCTTTCCTCCTCAACTCTATTCTCCTCCTCTTCAACTTTCTCCTTAGCTTCCAATCCAAATTTCCATGGGAACAATTTCTTACTCTCTTTGTGCTTACTTAACAATCCATGTTTCAATTTCGACAACAGCAACGACCTCCTATTCACTGCTGAACCAGCATTATTTACACTTAATGCATCGTCTACTGAAAATGCAAATCTATCTGAACCCGAAAGATCAAGCCCGTCTTCTGGGTCCTCTTCTGCTAAAAATTCCCACAATCTCCTCCTCCTAACTTCTATCTCCCCTGATTCAAAAGTCACCTTCTTTGACGGCCTTCTATCCACCTGCTGCAAATTCAACTCACTTTCACCTTCTTCTACTCCACCAACCCCGCTAATAGTTGCCCCCGGTACTAGATTAGAATCGGGTATGCTCGAATTCGCGGCAATCACTTGGCTTTCTGAACTTGGATTTGCCCCATCTGGGTTACTAGTATCTTCACTATCCCAAAATAAACCCTCCAATTCTTTATACATAGCTTTATATAGATTACTCATCAAAAACTCGGGGGCATCAGGGCCATTAAACCCATCATAAATTCCAACAAATAGCCATCCATGCTCTTCCGATACAACCACATGCACACGATCCTCCCCCGCTTTACCCAATGCCCATTGAACATTGGATTCGCTGCCCATATCCGAATCATGTGTACAGTCCACGGCGGCCGCAATGTCCTTCCTGCCGCTGACAAAGTTTCTCACCGGTACTACCCACGGACGTTTCTTCTCGGAGAAATTCCTGTAGAAGGCTTTTTTAATTCCCGAAATGCCCTTTTTCCTCCTCTTTTTAACATAAACTCCACCCAGTGGAGCAGAGAACGGAACCCGATTACCTCCGCCGCCGCCGTCGGAGCCGGCGGTAGCGTCAAGCGGTCCAGATAGTGCCCCACGCTCGATCGGACCAGACATGAAAAAGGCCCTCTCCATTGGACCAGACGGTTCGCCGCTGACTCCGCCTCGAGGCACCGGCTGAAGCGGCAAAGCACTAAACGACGACGTACTCTCAAAGCCATTTACAACACTGCCCCTAACATTATTACCACCATTAAAACCCACAAGACCACCAGCAGCATCACTTCCAGTGGCATCATCGTAAAAATTGTCAAGTTGAAGGACAGTTCTGGGAGTAGAAGTGTTAGCACTGACGGAAGCCCCAGAAATGGCACGAAACCCAGTTTCCGATGGACCAAGCGGCCTCGACCTCAGAGGAGCTGGTTCATCAAACCGTAACGACTGAGAAGGTGAAACAAATCGATCTGAGTGAGTGGGAGATACAAACCGAGCTGATGACCTCACATAACAGAAGGAATGGCCGAGGGTTTCATCAAGCGGTTCACCGGCGGCGAAGATCACCTCCGTTTCACCCCGGTTCACCGCCGGGTTAAAACACGGAAACAGCTGCGATAACCCTCCTCCCATCACATTCGATTCATTTCCCCTCCCCCACCCCCACAACTCTATATACGTACAAAAATTTATCTATATCTGGCAAGTTTTTCAAAGTTTGACTAACGATGTTCCAACCccagaacccaaaaaaaaatctagccagaaaaaaaaaaactgggttttatagAACTAACAAAAGGGCGCAACAGTTGTTTAAGTTCTTgagtttttgtttttgaaaGAGAGAGATATATAGTGAGAGAAAATTATATGTATGCAGaggtttagagagagagagagtggagTAGTTTTTTGTACTACTGTTTTTGCGGGCTGATGAAGTTAAAAAGgaatataatttgaaaaaaaaaaggaccaaaaaagagaagaagatgaagacgACCGGTGTTTTTGAtttgttttagtttttcattATCACTTCACGAATAGAAACATCACACACCGAGTCAGaattttcatatcatttaaaatatgaagTAATATAATGATGAGCgttcaatatttatttattgaatatatataaatataacttaattaaagtaatttttaatcaaaatttaataaatttcccttttttacTTGACTCACCCTTGAATCATAgtagacaaaaaaaaaagtacaagaattttttttttcattaaaactAACCACTTTACATTAGGAATTACATAAGTTTGAATGTATCCCTAccatcatatacaattcaacttaGAAAAactcaaatccaaaagatttcATTTAGCAGAGGAATAAAATAAATCTAATTaacatataaattattttatttaaatatacgataacaacaacaataacccaatAAATTTCATTATACAATATAATCAAATATTCTCAAAAGTATTCAAATATCTTCACGCATTATTTCTATTTAGTATGACGTAGCCACTCATTTGAATCCACTCAACAACATGAGAATAGGGGGCCATTTTTTATGCTTTTCTCCTTCCTTTTTAGGGAAAAGCTTGTGCTGACCTGGCAAATGGGGGCAGGGGTGAGAGTCCACGTAGGCATCCAGGTGGTGAATTTATGGTGAAATGACGATAATGGGTATGGTGAAATAGAAGAATGTAGAAGTTTAAAGTAAGGAGGAGTAGGGTCAAGGTGGGGAATGGAGGGACATTTTAGTGTCTTTATGGAGTGGTTTTGTCTTTATCGTTGTTTTTTGGGTGACTGAATCTGACTATTggtttttcttttgtatttttgttttttaaaaaaaataataaaataaaaatctcaaaaGTCAAGTCCAAATTGATACTGTTTCTAGTCGATATCGTCTATGACAGTAAAACGATGAATTGTTCTCGTAATTGTTAATGactattttatccttttttagattgttttctttcacttttactatctatttgattataaatattggaatcaaattttaaaaatctatcTTCGAACATTTTTACTTATAAAAGTTTAAATGTTGTTCTAACACAACTTCaagtttcaaaaatattaaatatataaataacccTTCTATTTGCTTTCGATTTTTATTTTGGCACTCCATCTCTATCTTGTTCCATTTTAATCCtctaactttatttttttggtattattttaaacataaaaatacCACAGTAATTTTCATGTTTAGGTTAATATATTTATACTTTCAACTGTAGTTTTGCatttaaaaaattgacaaaCAAATATTAGTTTTTGTACCAAGAAAAACACGACGTTCATCCagctattttctttaaaaaataatattttttttattaatttctgcACATTTTTACGCGTAAAAATAGCCAATGAACGTACgttgattttcttaaattccatcgggattttttaatattgaatgatgagttttttaaatataaaaatataaatttatagatCAAATTTTTACACtttaaaaaagattaaaatcGTGACTTAGAAATCATTGAAACTATTATTAATTTTCAAAGTAAAGATTACAATTAATTTAACTTtcagaaataaagaaatattacTAGATTAAgataaaaagaattaattattcATGTAAATATAATATTCCAATATAATGCTAAACAAATGTTTGCTTGGGGGTTTGTATAATATTGGGAAGTCCCACCAAGGACTTTAGTAGTCAAAGAAATACgctttaattaatatttaataattttatagagGAAATTTAAATGGGAAGAAAAGGTAAAGTTTGCATGTGAAGGCGGGAAAAAAGGGTAATGAATTAAAAGAAacaattttttgtttgtttttgttttaattaaaaaaatactaaataaaatggGGGCAGAGAAAGTCAAAGAGTTTGTTGGGATTTCTTTAAGAGGGTAAAAGGACAAGGCAGCATCTTACACGCGGTGTGTGTGAAccaaaattttgataaatttggaAGCTACCTATTttataaattcttaaaaaaaaaaatctcgcAAAAAGTATAATCAAACGTAATTTCAATTCCAATTTTAAAACTTGCAAACaaagtaatttttttgtttgttttcatGATCAAACGTCTACTTATGCTTCCTCGCctatatttttgaagaattaatttgatcaatttttgaaactaaATTAGATTAAGTTACTAAGTGAATTTCTTTTGTAGGTCCCTCTTTCTCTTCCTATATTATACCACCAATCTCATTAGTAGGAGACTGTATTCTGCATAAATTTAAATTGGTTTTCGGAAAAAGTCAAGTccctcctcaccctcatctacACCACCTTCTCTCAAGCTTTCACAGTGTGACTTATCAGTTTGATACTTCTATAGTTATTGCAATTTTGTATGTCACTCTTATTCTTGTACAATGAAATCATCGTACTCCATTTTCATGTTTCAGGCATCCTCGCTTTCCTGAACACGACATTAAATGACTCAATCAACAACTTCACACTTATCTCGCATGTGCTCTTCCAAAATCTCGCCAAAATCTCAGTTGGTCCAGTTGCTTTATCCCTACGCATCCTATTGTCACaccccgacctagggcctagtcgtaacacgacgatcgggatgcgagggaccccaaccataagccatcttagcatacatcgcatagataaggtaaagaacaacataaacatgagcgaaagtaatcattaagtggggaatgggactaggggagatcaactctataaacgtccaatcggactacaccataatatcgtctaaacatgcctctagtctagtctttgacgggggcttaggacaagctcataaactcatcttaaaaAGATAGGAACTGCCTATCAATTtatctttaaacatcttttaatcttaactctgatcatcatcataactttaactttagaatcataaatctcaactttaactcatataaaactttcattgaaaatcatttaattcatgatcaactcataaactcatcgtaaattcataatcacagcttgaaaatatagctttatacATGAGCAtctataaatcaacttgaaatcatgcaattcatatgagaacatacatataaagatcattgataacatataacatataaagatcattgataacatataAAAACGAAATCAAATCAGCCCaattcaattcatcaaaattagggttcataatcaattgtaaattaaatgaaaacttgagaaatctttgggacttcatgggtgaaaagagcctatgaatcaatctccacataccttgagtgagaagataaaagaatttggaagaatttgaaaattttgatggagagcttaagtgaatttcttggaagtcttcaatggagtccttgtgAGCctcttttagagagagaaatatttgagtaggtgaattgtagtaGAATAAATGgaattaagggtttagggtagtttataaaGTAGAATTAGACCCTAAAAACGTCCAGGTTCACTAATTAACTAACAactagggaaaagtctaaagtgcccttacttaaaaattgaatacgGGCGAAAAACACCTCCCAGGTCCGTGATGCAGAGCTACTCCCGAATAGGTCAATttttagcgaatgagattttggccaaattttgactcgagaaaaaattacactgaacgGGAACAAGTGGGCGACGCGGAGCTGCCGCACACCTCACTGTTTTGTGCAgtttttgacaaaattcatctttcaatacacgagtcctaaaaatccaccgagaccattttcctgcaggttttgaccccctgattgatatttcagactcaaatttgccaaaaagaataaggataatgcgttacccgagcggcctattcccaaggcattcttaaggcacttatgagcgtTTTGAGAAATGTTACACCTATAAATACGTGTTCTGATTTTCTatggtaaaaaaaattcaagaacaaaaaatatatactttttCATCGATGGAGAAAAatgagtaaataaataaataaattcatatCTCATTTTATAAGTGGGGTTTAAAAAGTGTATTGTGTACACAAATCTCAATTATATCTTGAGAAGATAGAAAAGTTATTTTCTATAAATCATTGActcaaagaaaaatgaaaaagaggCTATAGCATCAGGCAAAAATAACAAGAAGATAAAAAGATAACTGAGCCTAATAACAAGAAGAAGTGATAGAAATTCAAGAATAAGATAATACAAGAATGATACTAATACTTTGAGAACGTAGAAGAAATATGTCTGACTAGCTACTAACATTCTACTCTAATTCTTGATCTTCGTATTGTCATATGTATCAAAGGTCATGTCTTCGAGCTGAAGTTGTGTTATGTCATGCCTAATCACCTCACTCAACTATCTTTTAATTAGCCTACTTATATATACCCCTCTTGAATACCACTATgatcaacctctcacacctccctATCGAGGTATCTGCACATCTCCTTTTCTCATGATCGAATAATTTCAACATCACTTCTCGCATCTCATCCTCTATGAGCCACTCCCACCTTTTCCATAATATCTTTATTTAAGAAATTATTTAGTGTGCTCTACAATCTTCGTTCTATGATAGCTTGCAACATGGACTATTAATAATAATACGAAATTTGGTTTATTGctacttttaattattttttccaatAAATTATAAGAGACTCATAAGATGGAGATTAAATAATTCATGAAGGATCAGTTGATGGTTtttcatataaatataaaatacaaatattaaAGTATATTTATTGGACAAAACTACACGTATTATTCACTAAAAGTCGAGTATTATAGGTTTTTATGCCTTTCTAATTTTAGTCAATAGCATGCACAAGGAAATATGTATGTACTTTAATCAGATATGGACAATTTGGAAACGGCAAGGCcaaattaaaatatagaaaaatggaAAACTCTCTAAAGTTCCAAATAACAGGATATTTAATGTACCTATATAAAATGATTGACTACTTGATTTCAACACGTCTTACTTATTTTCAAACTATGAAATTAAGTTCTAGTTTGATTAAAATTCATCGAAGAAATTTGTCTACAAGTGAGTAAACCACTTGGAGCAAACAATAAGTTTATGCCTATGTGTACTTTGGGCCTACTAATTACTTAATAATATGACCAAAGAATTAACTTTTTGAGATTTGATAAAGAATTTGGATAACTCAATCACAAAAACTAATTTAAGGAGGAGGAGACTGTCTAATTTCATATACGGAAGCCCATGGTTCCTTTCATTACCGATGTAGGATTCATTCATACCACCTCACACACCTGACTCTGTCTAGTCCGATCTCAAGGTACGCACGTACGGATAGTAGAGCATGAACAATCTATTCGAGGGTCCAACATCAGGAGGCCTGACTCTGATATCATGATAAAAATAGATTTTGGGCATTACACAATTCTAAAAACTAGCTCAAATAGAAAGAATTATCCAGGTCCATATAAGAAAGCCGAAAATCCTTTCCATCATTGATGTGGTGATATATGTGTGTCAATTTATACCACCCTCTAGTGTCTAGCGATCTtttattaccaaaaaaaaaaacaaatctcaACAGAGATAAGTACAAACAAGGGGAGATGGGGAAGGGGCTAGAACTTATATTACCAATTCTAATAAGGTAACGAACCTCACTAATTAACAAGCATGAATAAAATACGAGTTAAAGAGATATTTTATGATCATCACAAAATTTGTAATACACTCAATGATGATATTACAAGTACACTCAATAATGATATTACAAATGAGGATGcttaaataatgcaaaaataTAACAGCCCAAGAAAAAAGTTGAGTTATCAACATCAAACTTCTTTTTACAAATACATAAAACAAAATAGATagatttttcatttaaaataacCTAAAGTATTTTTCTTGACTTCTTTTTTAAATCTATCCAACAACACTTGATAGTACAGTACTTCTTTCTGAATTTATTGAATCTTGTTAAAACTATTGACACtatcatataattttattttaccaATCACACTGATAAGTGTCTTGAAACAAATTCTTCAATCACTTTACATTCATTCATAGATTTTCCTTTTTTAGTTTGAAAAAGTTAAGTCACACTATTAAAGATTTTCTTATAGCTCAAGAACTTGCGAAATAGCCACAAAATACCCGAAATAAAACAATTTTAATGATTTATCCCAacaaactttttattttaaattgataaaCTATTTAAATTAAGCGCAAAGAATTAGCTCCACATTTTTTATTAAGAGGGTAATGACCTAAACTATATTTTGCTTCCCACGTATTAATGTCTCATTAAACATTTCCTAAAGTATTAGTATCAATtattagaataaaataataaaaaatacgtATTCTTCATTTAAGGGGTCTTTTTAAATTCTAGTTCTTTTCCATTAATACGCCaacaatttcctttttttttttttataaaagaaaaggtcaataactaaataaataaatttgttaAAGATTAGCTCATTATGTCATCTTGGATAATGCACGTACATTAGGAATATGAAAGATGATTTAATTATGGGGTCCATAAGGCATCTGTTGGTCAACGTTCTGATGAAAAGAGTCTAAACTTGTAGGGTCAATTTGACaaataatttatgttttttttaatgttgAATTGGTCCCCATTTTAAGTTTGAAATAATCTCATCTTTGTCggacttttttttattatttttcttgataatTACGTCAAATTGTCAGTTCAGAAATTAGATAAagctatgtttttttttaaaatcaatttcttTTTTGTCGTTAATTTGTTTTGTCTGATTAAACAACTTAACCTTCATCTAGCAATCAGTGTAGTGGTTTAGAATATGTTAACACTTTATcgtctcaaattatttattgtgTTTCTCTTCTATAAgtcttttaagaaaataataactaaaaaaaggTTTTGATTATCTCattcttatttatattataagatGTTATCTTACTTTATTGAGGTGTTTGTAGtcttcaaaataattataattaaaaataaaatagaaaaatataattaattttgtcttaaacttttaaaataacaaagaatttgggataattatttttaaaatcatgatcAGGGAAgacataatgaaaataaatatgcaCCTGGAATGAAATCACATTGGTATAAAAAGCTGAAAAGGAAGAAGCAACGGACTGAGCAATACtttgagataattatttttagaatttagaataaACAATTTGAcacaataatttttaaaaatcacaataaataatttgagatgGACGGATCGGAGTACGACCTTATTGTTATTAGAAAGAGAAGTATTATTAATGAAAAGGAAATTATTATGCAATTATCAATAAAAAGAATCGTTTGGTAATAAAATCCATTAGAATCTTTTGGTAGGTAgcttattaataatttatagtTTCTCTCCTTGtttatttaaatcataattgTTGGATTTGGCTTTAGTTTAGATTTTAACAAGTAATTTTGTTGAGAATTTTTCTGTTTTTGATTTAATTTAGGATGAGTCGTTCCAGAGTTGTGTTTggttttctaaaaatattcttgttttctatagaaccaaatttctttaaaataaaaccGAATACAGTAATTTAGAGAAATATATATTTACACCCACACCCTTTCCAAACTCTCCACCActagaataattttttatttttttaatttcaaataaaaaactTCAATCAAAAGTATTTATTAGGAGCTTATTTCACCCAGGGGCGGAACCATCATGATGCTAAGGGTTCATCCAAATTCCTTTCggtaaaaaaattatactatttatatatagttaaaattattttttatgtgtatataataGATATCAAACTTCTTTCGGCTTTCATGTGTTtccttcttcatattttgaacccCCATATTGAAAATCTTGCCTCCGCTATCAAtccatttcattttatttgactCATATTAATTTGTCATTCCCCTTTAAAAGTATATATTAGGagtttatttcatttcatcCGTCCAATTTTTACTTGTCTAATATTGACTTAGAAAACCTCTTTGACAAttttactctctctatatataactctatgaatataataattttgatgctTTGAGAAATGCattgaaaaattataattaataataaaaataaactaattaataaattatctttttttaatatattgacaAAAAAAATGGACGGAGAGAATACTAAATTAACCTTAATAATGGACGGAGCAATATTTAAATTTGGCTACTAGTATTTATGTAGTTACTTAAAgataatattaaaagaaataataaatttctCCTCATTTGCTaaaatagacaaataaaaataaatatttattttttagttatatCAAAGGGACAAGTGGCTAAATtattaaatcaatttttttgttcTGACCAAAAATACCCTCACAAGTGATTGGGAGGTTTCTTTCGGTTTAATTTATAGCATACACTATCTTTTTTAGGGGAAAAAATAGTTAAATGTGGACCATTCACGATAAATGTTAATACAACTCGTTTATCCTCTTCCTTTTTGCatt
The genomic region above belongs to Solanum dulcamara chromosome 5, daSolDulc1.2, whole genome shotgun sequence and contains:
- the LOC129889718 gene encoding protein phosphatase 2C 29-like; the protein is MGGGLSQLFPCFNPAVNRGETEVIFAAGEPLDETLGHSFCYVRSSARFVSPTHSDRFVSPSQSLRFDEPAPLRSRPLGPSETGFRAISGASVSANTSTPRTVLQLDNFYDDATGSDAAGGLVGFNGGNNVRGSVVNGFESTSSFSALPLQPVPRGGVSGEPSGPMERAFFMSGPIERGALSGPLDATAGSDGGGGGNRVPFSAPLGGVYVKKRRKKGISGIKKAFYRNFSEKKRPWVVPVRNFVSGRKDIAAAVDCTHDSDMGSESNVQWALGKAGEDRVHVVVSEEHGWLFVGIYDGFNGPDAPEFLMSNLYKAMYKELEGLFWDSEDTSNPDGANPSSESQVIAANSSIPDSNLVPGATISGVGGVEEGESELNLQQVDRRPSKKVTFESGEIEVRRRRLWEFLAEEDPEDGLDLSGSDRFAFSVDDALSVNNAGSAVNRRSLLLSKLKHGLLSKHKESKKLFPWKFGLEAKEKVEEEENRVEEERTSRNQRRRRTGPVDHELVLRAMSRALEVTELAYLDMTDRVLDRYPELALMGSCLLVALMRDEDVYVMNVGDSRAIVAKYEPEEGSSASESKGPRNGELTVEGIVEETTSVCNEENRVTNEAPVQGMKLTALQLSTDHSTSIEEEVTRIKSEHPDDSNCIVNGRVKGRLKVTRAFGAGFLKQPKFNDVLLEMFRNVYIGNAPYISCTPSLRHHRLCPGDQFLVLSSDGLYQDLSNEEVVSHVENFMEKFPDGDPAQHLIEELLFRAAKKAGMELHELLDIPQGDRRKYHDDVTVMVISLEGRIWKSSGKYL